From Polynucleobacter sp. JS-JIR-II-b4, a single genomic window includes:
- a CDS encoding lysylphosphatidylglycerol synthase transmembrane domain-containing protein → MSSQAQPTPKIQSGWKSILKKAWPTIRVLLSVALLWKATSGIDWRSLFDTHIQMQPLWFLAALASMMLAFICGGYRWGLFMQRVGFPRRIRSYIGLYFAGGLINQGLPSTLGGDSYRAITATHLTSTGNLSETKELDDELHHSVDLEHATPKLRLSFSMVLVDRLLGLAGNNLLGGIGLILGGATLAAWGQDLGYAVMAVMLLAGVAIALILAWGPSKQLLQKLLERFNMNNAMPGIQLAFAWPNNIAQACLAIGIHFLTILTLLFCLKAYGVDAPIEGLMIGLPALSLLLMLPISISGWGLREATLSSVLALWGVNPSLTVLASISYGAITVLSVLPGAYFLLKRK, encoded by the coding sequence ATGAGTTCACAAGCCCAACCCACCCCAAAGATCCAATCGGGGTGGAAATCCATTCTCAAGAAGGCTTGGCCTACTATTCGCGTTCTACTCTCCGTTGCTCTGCTTTGGAAAGCAACGAGTGGAATTGATTGGCGCTCACTATTTGATACCCATATTCAGATGCAGCCTCTATGGTTCTTGGCTGCTCTAGCAAGCATGATGTTGGCATTTATTTGTGGCGGATATCGCTGGGGCTTGTTTATGCAAAGAGTGGGATTTCCCCGCCGTATTCGCTCTTATATCGGCCTCTACTTTGCAGGCGGTCTCATTAACCAAGGTCTACCTAGTACCTTGGGTGGTGATAGTTATCGCGCCATTACTGCAACGCATTTGACCAGCACCGGCAATCTCTCAGAAACTAAAGAGTTGGATGATGAACTTCATCACTCAGTAGACCTTGAGCACGCCACTCCTAAATTGCGTTTAAGTTTTTCGATGGTGTTGGTAGATCGCCTTCTTGGTTTAGCGGGCAACAATTTACTAGGCGGGATTGGCTTGATATTGGGCGGCGCTACACTCGCAGCCTGGGGTCAAGATTTGGGCTACGCAGTAATGGCAGTAATGCTGCTTGCTGGCGTAGCAATTGCCCTTATCCTTGCGTGGGGACCTAGCAAGCAACTCCTGCAAAAACTCTTAGAACGCTTCAATATGAACAACGCCATGCCTGGTATCCAGCTAGCATTTGCTTGGCCTAACAATATTGCTCAGGCATGCCTGGCGATTGGCATTCATTTCCTCACTATTTTGACGCTACTCTTTTGCCTTAAGGCTTACGGTGTAGATGCGCCTATCGAAGGTTTAATGATTGGCTTACCTGCACTTAGCCTGTTACTCATGTTACCGATCAGTATTTCGGGATGGGGCTTGCGTGAAGCCACCCTTTCATCGGTCCTGGCCTTATGGGGTGTTAACCCCTCGCTAACAGTATTAGCCTCTATTAGCTACGGAGCAATTACTGTTTTATCGGTGCTACCAGGCGCCTATTTTTTATTAAAACGAAAATAA
- a CDS encoding LD-carboxypeptidase yields the protein MKSIHLIAPSGASLDSKSPLAGIDWFGRQGIAIQNADCVHRVHERFAGNDDERLAELNAISKLEPQTVVMSMRGGYGLHRLLPGIEWQAIAKAIQNGLQVCGHSDFTVFQLGLLAKTGAISLAGPMLNYDFGRLGDDGAPVVPDEFMWKHFQAAVQDRRLDYQVSTPQSFLGKKNAHSITGLLWGGNLTVLAGLVGTPYLPSAQQTQGGVLFLEDVNEHPYRIERMLMQLLDAGILANQAAILLGGFSAYRLYDNDKGYSLERAIEAIRKRLPKDIPILTGLPFGHQANKLTLPVGAQADLNCNSNGFELKAQW from the coding sequence TTGAAATCCATTCACCTCATTGCTCCTTCTGGGGCAAGCTTAGATAGTAAAAGTCCATTAGCTGGTATTGACTGGTTTGGACGTCAAGGTATTGCTATCCAAAACGCAGATTGCGTACATCGTGTCCATGAACGCTTCGCTGGCAACGATGATGAACGTCTTGCTGAGTTAAATGCCATATCCAAATTAGAACCTCAGACTGTAGTGATGTCTATGCGTGGGGGTTATGGTCTCCATCGCTTGCTACCTGGTATTGAGTGGCAAGCAATTGCAAAGGCTATTCAAAACGGCTTGCAAGTCTGTGGGCACAGTGATTTCACTGTCTTTCAGTTAGGATTGCTAGCAAAAACTGGCGCCATTTCTTTGGCTGGTCCGATGCTGAACTATGACTTTGGAAGGTTAGGTGATGATGGTGCGCCGGTAGTGCCGGATGAGTTTATGTGGAAGCATTTCCAGGCCGCAGTTCAAGACCGAAGGCTGGATTACCAAGTGTCGACCCCACAATCTTTCTTGGGTAAAAAAAATGCGCACTCAATCACAGGTTTATTGTGGGGCGGTAATTTAACGGTTCTGGCTGGTTTGGTGGGTACGCCATATCTTCCAAGCGCTCAGCAAACGCAAGGCGGGGTCTTATTTTTGGAAGACGTGAATGAGCATCCTTATCGAATTGAAAGAATGTTGATGCAGCTTTTAGATGCTGGCATCCTTGCAAACCAAGCAGCCATACTGTTGGGTGGATTCTCTGCCTATCGTCTTTATGACAACGACAAGGGGTATTCGCTCGAGCGGGCGATTGAGGCGATTCGTAAACGCTTGCCAAAAGATATTCCAATCTTAACTGGGCTGCCATTCGGACATCAGGCCAATAAATTAACTTTGCCTGTTGGTGCTCAAGCGGATTTAAATTGCAATTCAAATGGATTTGAACTTAAAGCGCAGTGGTAA
- a CDS encoding phosphatase PAP2 family protein, which translates to MNKKAIPTFAWFIPLAPLALACAIYFGELQSSTFLFINRFTQLLPDTLWAWLTFLGNGWGVFALAFPLLLLAPRMLTAGIFAGGIAALASAVLKGFFDLPRPAGVLTDGSFYRIGEALLYRAFPSGHTLTAFAIASALYFSAAKEKRAPLMPLFLLATLVGLSRSAVGAHWLTDVLGGAGVGIWCGMLGALAANQFPETQLGPRKIWSHLIALGGVIAMYAHLTQIMDLELNLPLQYLSIAIVAFTLVFYVRAQFTQAPRKAE; encoded by the coding sequence ATGAACAAAAAGGCAATTCCTACATTTGCTTGGTTCATTCCGCTAGCTCCTCTTGCGCTCGCTTGCGCAATCTACTTTGGCGAGTTACAAAGTAGTACTTTTTTATTCATTAACCGCTTTACGCAATTACTGCCAGACACCCTTTGGGCTTGGCTTACTTTTTTAGGCAATGGTTGGGGAGTGTTTGCGCTCGCCTTTCCATTGCTGTTGCTTGCACCAAGAATGCTGACTGCTGGAATTTTTGCCGGTGGGATAGCCGCATTAGCAAGCGCGGTATTAAAAGGCTTCTTTGATTTGCCAAGACCTGCAGGTGTTCTAACCGATGGCAGCTTTTATCGCATTGGTGAAGCGTTACTCTATAGAGCGTTCCCGTCTGGACATACTCTCACTGCATTTGCCATTGCAAGCGCCTTGTATTTTTCCGCAGCCAAAGAAAAACGCGCTCCATTGATGCCACTATTTTTGCTTGCCACTTTAGTGGGCTTATCACGTAGCGCTGTTGGCGCTCATTGGCTCACTGATGTTTTAGGTGGTGCAGGTGTTGGTATTTGGTGTGGAATGCTCGGGGCCCTAGCGGCTAATCAATTTCCAGAAACCCAACTGGGGCCAAGAAAAATCTGGTCGCATCTCATTGCGCTTGGCGGCGTTATCGCAATGTACGCCCACCTTACTCAAATCATGGATCTGGAGTTAAATCTGCCATTGCAGTATCTCTCCATTGCCATTGTGGCTTTCACCCTAGTATTTTATGTAAGGGCGCAATTTACTCAAGCGCCTCGCAAGGCAGAATAA
- a CDS encoding cation-translocating P-type ATPase → MDPQKDTNSELFTLDIGGMTCASCVGRVEKALDKIPGVEAASVNLATEQAKIRVNADSGVKIDDIIALVQKTGYSAKISAPHGIPELAPSKLFWGTDGLGRVILGFSLSAPLFLPMFLMPFGIHWSLSPTWQLLLATPVQFFLGWRFYKAGFKSLMSGVGNMDLLVALGTSAAYGLSVYQMIASPHASHELYFEGSAVIICMVMLGKWLEARAKQQTSEAILALQKLWPEHAKVIERNIVISEDSALDQFRDLPLDQVFPKDRILVLPGERIPVDGIILLGNSHVDESLLTGESDPVKKHLGEKVIGGSLNGEGLLVIEAQAVGVESVLSKIISLVEDAQTQKAPIQKLVDQVSAIFVPSVIVIAFITGLANWFYLDSASVAILRAVSVLVIACPCALGLATPAAIMAGTGVAARFGILIKDPQVLELAHRLNVVAFDKTGTLTIGKPRLLEIIPFGDSYALDDILESAAGLQLGSEHPLAKALLDTAKQRGLNPITPTDSKALPGIGISGRPSAGVFLGLSLNLQSIASLEGNPHYSVILAKAQACFDAGQTVSVLMSNENPSSPIAIIAFGDELKDNTQEAVTSLHKLHIRAVMLSGDNIAAANRVAKTIGIQEVFAQIMPSNKAEIIRQLQSKDGERQFVAMVGDGVNDAPALATADVGMAMSTGTDVAMQAAGITLMRGDPTLVANAIDISKRTWQKIQQNLFWAFIFNATGIPLAALGYLSPMLAGSAMALSSFCVLSNALLLKRWRPAH, encoded by the coding sequence ATGGATCCCCAAAAAGACACTAATTCAGAGCTATTTACTCTAGATATCGGCGGGATGACCTGTGCCTCTTGTGTTGGCAGGGTTGAAAAGGCTTTAGACAAGATTCCAGGGGTGGAAGCAGCCAGTGTGAATTTAGCAACTGAACAAGCCAAAATTCGCGTAAATGCTGATTCCGGGGTCAAAATCGATGACATCATCGCTTTAGTACAAAAAACAGGTTATTCAGCCAAAATCAGTGCGCCCCACGGCATTCCAGAGTTAGCCCCCTCTAAATTGTTCTGGGGGACTGATGGTCTGGGTCGTGTCATTCTAGGTTTCAGTCTTTCAGCCCCACTCTTTCTGCCCATGTTCCTCATGCCTTTTGGCATTCATTGGTCACTGTCACCGACATGGCAACTATTGCTTGCAACTCCAGTGCAATTCTTTTTAGGATGGCGCTTTTATAAAGCAGGCTTCAAATCTCTGATGTCGGGTGTTGGCAATATGGATTTGTTAGTCGCGCTCGGCACAAGTGCAGCCTACGGATTAAGTGTGTATCAAATGATTGCATCACCGCATGCAAGTCATGAACTCTATTTTGAAGGATCAGCCGTCATTATCTGCATGGTCATGCTTGGTAAATGGCTGGAAGCCAGAGCCAAGCAACAAACTAGTGAAGCAATACTCGCCTTGCAAAAGCTATGGCCTGAGCATGCCAAAGTCATTGAGCGCAATATTGTGATCAGTGAGGACTCTGCATTAGACCAATTTCGAGATCTTCCTCTAGATCAGGTATTCCCTAAAGATCGCATCTTAGTGTTGCCAGGTGAACGTATACCGGTAGATGGAATCATCTTACTTGGCAATAGCCATGTTGATGAATCCCTCCTCACCGGAGAAAGCGATCCTGTCAAAAAACATCTTGGTGAAAAGGTCATTGGCGGCTCCCTTAATGGTGAAGGCCTACTGGTGATTGAGGCTCAGGCAGTAGGCGTTGAGAGCGTTCTCTCAAAAATTATTTCTTTAGTAGAGGATGCGCAAACCCAAAAAGCACCTATACAAAAATTAGTTGATCAAGTGAGTGCAATTTTTGTCCCTAGCGTGATTGTGATTGCATTCATTACTGGATTAGCGAACTGGTTTTATTTAGACTCTGCATCTGTCGCCATACTGCGTGCAGTCTCAGTTCTCGTTATTGCATGTCCATGTGCGCTGGGTCTTGCAACACCTGCAGCCATCATGGCAGGCACTGGCGTTGCAGCACGCTTTGGAATCCTCATTAAAGATCCACAGGTATTAGAGTTGGCGCATCGCTTAAACGTAGTGGCCTTCGATAAAACAGGCACCCTCACTATTGGCAAACCAAGACTGCTAGAGATTATTCCTTTTGGTGATTCGTATGCGCTAGATGACATTCTCGAAAGTGCAGCAGGTTTACAACTTGGTAGTGAGCACCCTCTTGCAAAAGCACTGTTAGATACCGCTAAACAAAGAGGCTTAAATCCCATCACACCAACAGACAGCAAAGCCCTGCCTGGCATTGGTATTAGCGGCAGGCCAAGCGCTGGCGTTTTCCTGGGCCTTAGTCTGAACCTACAAAGCATTGCATCGTTAGAAGGCAATCCCCACTACTCCGTAATACTTGCAAAGGCACAAGCCTGTTTTGATGCCGGTCAAACTGTCTCCGTATTAATGAGCAATGAAAATCCTTCCTCGCCCATTGCGATCATTGCCTTTGGAGATGAACTCAAAGATAACACTCAAGAGGCGGTTACTTCACTACATAAGTTGCATATTCGCGCAGTAATGCTTTCTGGTGACAATATTGCCGCCGCCAATCGTGTTGCCAAAACTATTGGCATTCAAGAAGTGTTTGCACAAATTATGCCTAGTAATAAAGCAGAAATTATTCGCCAACTCCAATCGAAAGATGGTGAACGTCAATTTGTTGCAATGGTAGGAGATGGCGTGAATGATGCGCCTGCTTTGGCAACTGCAGATGTGGGTATGGCAATGTCTACCGGTACTGATGTGGCCATGCAAGCTGCCGGCATTACCTTAATGCGCGGCGATCCCACTCTGGTTGCGAATGCTATCGATATCTCCAAGCGGACTTGGCAAAAGATTCAGCAAAATTTATTCTGGGCTTTTATCTTTAATGCCACCGGGATTCCATTGGCAGCACTGGGGTATCTGTCACCCATGCTAGCTGGCAGCGCCATGGCCTTATCGAGCTTCTGTGTTCTTAGCAACGCCCTACTACTCAAGCGCTGGCGTCCTGCACATTAA
- a CDS encoding heavy-metal-associated domain-containing protein: protein MLSLKVSGMTCGGCINAVTRAVQAQDPQAKVQADLASQTITLETTLSAAQASQLITDAGFPVVQ from the coding sequence ATGTTGAGTTTAAAAGTTTCCGGAATGACCTGTGGGGGCTGTATTAATGCCGTCACTCGGGCAGTGCAGGCCCAAGATCCTCAGGCTAAAGTTCAGGCGGATTTGGCAAGTCAGACCATCACTCTCGAAACCACCCTATCTGCCGCGCAAGCGAGCCAGCTCATTACAGATGCCGGCTTTCCAGTTGTTCAATAG
- a CDS encoding heme-binding protein: MATEEPKYAVLEKESPFEIRSYAPMIIAEVQVEGDLDEASSQGFRLIAAYIFGQNQVSEKIAMTAPVTVEDQSVKNAKIAMTAPVGIESKAGKWTVSFVMPAEYSMETIPKPINPQVQLRQIPAVKKAVISFSGFYNTQKVAEKTLELEQWMKSRNLHSVGSPNFARYNPPWTLPFMRRNEVMLTLRD; this comes from the coding sequence ATGGCAACCGAAGAGCCAAAATATGCTGTTCTCGAAAAAGAGTCACCTTTTGAAATCCGCTCTTATGCACCCATGATTATTGCTGAGGTACAAGTTGAGGGTGATTTAGATGAGGCCTCGAGCCAAGGATTTCGCTTGATTGCTGCTTATATTTTTGGTCAGAATCAAGTGAGCGAAAAAATTGCAATGACTGCGCCAGTGACAGTCGAAGATCAATCGGTGAAGAACGCAAAGATTGCAATGACTGCACCAGTGGGAATTGAGTCTAAAGCCGGCAAATGGACGGTGTCATTTGTCATGCCCGCTGAGTACAGCATGGAGACGATTCCCAAGCCAATTAATCCTCAAGTGCAATTACGCCAGATTCCCGCGGTAAAAAAGGCGGTGATTAGCTTTAGCGGTTTTTATAACACCCAGAAAGTGGCCGAGAAAACGCTGGAACTAGAACAGTGGATGAAGTCTCGTAATTTGCACAGTGTGGGAAGTCCTAATTTCGCGCGTTACAACCCGCCTTGGACTTTGCCCTTCATGCGTCGCAATGAAGTCATGCTCACTTTGCGTGACTAG
- a CDS encoding 23S rRNA (adenine(2030)-N(6))-methyltransferase RlmJ, which produces MFSYRHAFHAGSHADILKHLTLIHLVQYLQEKPVAITFVDTHAGAGIYSLQDGFSTVSKEADGGIFRLKQYVETCHHANTPIPGSIQEYLKCIDAENTEGQLNTYPGSPFILARLLRPQDRLKLFELHPKEIDILRHNIGELKQSKQIDIYAEDSFARLKGLLPPPSRRGLVLIDPSYEDKQDYRYLELAMEEALQRFTTGCYAIWYPVLPRRESAALPDRLKKIATAHKRSWLHAELRVENAPGERRLQASGMFIINPPWTLEKHLAQALPTLTKALGINGGGQFLLKSFEAKN; this is translated from the coding sequence ATGTTTAGTTATCGACATGCATTTCATGCTGGAAGTCACGCAGACATCCTCAAGCACCTAACCTTAATTCACTTAGTTCAGTATCTTCAAGAGAAGCCCGTAGCAATTACCTTTGTTGATACCCATGCAGGCGCCGGTATCTACAGCTTGCAAGATGGCTTTTCTACAGTGAGCAAAGAAGCTGATGGTGGAATCTTCCGCCTCAAGCAATATGTAGAAACTTGCCATCACGCAAACACTCCAATCCCCGGGAGTATTCAAGAGTACCTGAAGTGCATTGATGCCGAGAATACTGAAGGGCAATTGAATACCTATCCTGGCTCCCCCTTTATTCTGGCCCGCCTGCTGCGTCCACAAGATCGACTCAAGCTATTTGAGCTTCATCCCAAAGAGATTGATATTCTGCGCCACAATATTGGCGAACTAAAACAGTCTAAACAGATTGATATTTATGCTGAGGATAGCTTTGCCAGACTCAAAGGACTGCTACCCCCTCCTAGTCGACGCGGCCTAGTATTAATAGATCCTTCTTACGAAGACAAGCAAGACTATCGTTATCTTGAGCTCGCCATGGAAGAGGCGCTGCAACGCTTTACCACTGGCTGCTATGCGATTTGGTATCCGGTACTACCCAGAAGAGAATCGGCGGCGCTGCCTGATCGTCTAAAGAAAATTGCCACCGCACATAAACGCTCTTGGTTACATGCAGAATTACGCGTTGAAAATGCGCCTGGCGAACGCCGTTTGCAAGCTAGCGGGATGTTCATCATCAACCCACCATGGACTCTAGAAAAACATCTAGCGCAGGCACTACCGACCTTGACGAAGGCTTTAGGCATCAATGGCGGCGGCCAATTTTTATTGAAGAGCTTCGAAGCTAAGAACTAG
- a CDS encoding glycosyltransferase family 9 protein, whose product MTISVNTMRAIDHWVGVPLCAIVSPFIALIDRIKNIFNHGPETPKKLLFIELSEMGSAILVDPAMRNAKARGAELFFLIFKSNRASLTLLNTVKPENIFTIDSSSLGGLIKDTLRFLILARKHRIDTVIDLELFSRFTALLTGMCGARRRVGYHIFHGEGLWRGFMLTRKVHYNPHIHITKNFLSLIHAAFAQKIEVPFSKIEIPDSEVRLEQAIINPSALEKVRERIEKMAKEARINYTPGKDRLILINPNASDLLPQRRWAQQRFSELIQAIHQQYPSDLILITGSPAEFVYVEKVRAVANVKNALNFAGQVGFAELPPLYTLSDVMVTNDSGPGHFSAVTPLRTVVLFGPETPALYGSVGNSIAITANLACSPCVSAANHRKTPCQDNVCMQAITVPQVLDKVIKQLQDADKVKAR is encoded by the coding sequence ATGACTATTAGCGTCAACACTATGCGTGCGATTGATCATTGGGTCGGCGTACCTCTTTGTGCAATCGTTAGCCCATTTATCGCTTTGATTGATCGCATAAAAAATATATTCAATCACGGCCCAGAGACTCCAAAAAAATTACTCTTTATTGAACTCTCGGAAATGGGAAGCGCCATTCTAGTAGACCCTGCAATGCGTAATGCGAAAGCTCGTGGAGCAGAATTATTTTTCTTGATTTTCAAAAGTAATCGCGCTAGCCTGACTTTACTTAATACCGTTAAACCAGAAAATATCTTCACAATTGACTCATCTAGCTTGGGAGGATTAATCAAGGATACGCTGCGCTTTTTGATTCTTGCTCGCAAACACCGCATTGATACTGTCATTGACCTAGAGTTGTTCTCTCGATTTACCGCCCTACTGACTGGCATGTGTGGTGCTCGTCGTCGCGTCGGTTATCACATTTTTCATGGTGAAGGATTGTGGCGCGGCTTCATGCTCACTCGCAAGGTGCACTACAACCCGCATATCCACATTACTAAGAATTTTCTATCTTTAATTCATGCGGCATTTGCCCAAAAAATTGAAGTTCCATTTAGCAAGATTGAGATTCCGGACTCTGAGGTACGTCTAGAGCAAGCCATCATCAATCCAAGCGCGCTAGAAAAGGTGCGCGAGCGTATTGAAAAAATGGCTAAAGAGGCGCGCATTAATTACACCCCGGGGAAAGACCGCCTCATTCTGATCAATCCGAATGCAAGTGATCTACTTCCACAACGCCGCTGGGCACAACAGCGTTTCTCTGAGTTGATTCAAGCAATCCATCAACAATATCCCAGCGATCTCATCTTGATTACCGGCTCACCTGCTGAGTTTGTGTATGTTGAAAAAGTTCGCGCTGTTGCCAATGTTAAAAATGCATTGAATTTTGCTGGGCAGGTCGGCTTTGCTGAGTTGCCACCGTTGTACACACTATCAGACGTCATGGTTACCAACGACTCTGGTCCTGGTCACTTTTCAGCCGTGACGCCACTGAGAACAGTTGTCCTCTTTGGACCTGAGACTCCAGCCCTTTATGGATCAGTTGGTAACTCCATCGCAATCACCGCCAACCTAGCTTGCTCGCCCTGCGTGAGCGCTGCCAATCACCGTAAAACCCCTTGTCAGGACAATGTGTGCATGCAGGCCATCACCGTTCCACAAGTGCTCGATAAAGTGATTAAGCAATTGCAAGACGCCGATAAGGTAAAGGCTCGCTAA
- a CDS encoding DUF3047 domain-containing protein has translation MLKQALPHLILGAVVFLTGCAGLSGESVQNEAGQAFNVDQLPAQEELPKFSAETARAGMPNGWNFYRIAPFKKNTVYRLENYQGRTVLSANSKTSASGLAVKLRPRQANNLWLQWEWKAINPIVNADNADAYADDAPLRILVAFDGNKSKLPLKEKMTFEMANLISGQEMPYATLMYIWSGKSPVDAIIPNAHTSRIKMIVVDSGWDGLDQWHKHQRDLAADYKRAYGESPGQVIGIALLTDTDNTKSEVGAYYGDIELIRKKPK, from the coding sequence ATGCTTAAGCAAGCCCTCCCACATTTAATCCTTGGCGCAGTCGTATTTTTGACTGGATGTGCTGGGCTGAGCGGAGAATCTGTGCAAAACGAGGCAGGACAGGCATTTAATGTCGATCAATTGCCAGCGCAAGAAGAGCTGCCCAAATTCTCAGCTGAAACAGCGCGTGCTGGCATGCCTAATGGTTGGAATTTTTACCGCATAGCACCCTTTAAAAAGAACACGGTATATCGCCTAGAAAATTATCAAGGCCGAACAGTCTTGAGTGCGAATTCAAAAACATCTGCCTCCGGGTTAGCTGTCAAGTTACGCCCTCGTCAGGCAAATAATTTGTGGCTGCAATGGGAGTGGAAGGCCATCAACCCAATTGTGAATGCTGATAATGCGGATGCTTACGCAGATGATGCTCCGCTACGTATCTTGGTTGCATTTGACGGCAATAAGTCAAAATTACCTTTAAAAGAAAAAATGACTTTTGAAATGGCTAATCTTATTAGTGGTCAAGAAATGCCATATGCCACATTGATGTACATCTGGTCTGGAAAGTCCCCTGTGGATGCCATCATTCCAAATGCGCATACCTCTCGCATCAAAATGATTGTCGTGGATTCTGGTTGGGATGGTTTGGATCAGTGGCACAAGCATCAGCGTGATTTAGCGGCCGACTATAAGCGTGCCTACGGTGAGAGCCCTGGCCAAGTCATTGGTATTGCCTTACTTACTGATACAGACAATACCAAATCAGAAGTGGGTGCGTATTACGGTGACATTGAACTCATTCGCAAGAAGCCAAAATAA
- a CDS encoding glycosyltransferase family 39 protein, with product MRQQSPSSWAAICILIAAVVHLALGFSIEFSVDEAHYALYAQHLAWSYFDHPPLVGWIQWPLVTLTPSEGIIRLIPELLWILSCYLVYEVTVEVHHFIRGRNAGYLTSALPSANLCGLMAVLTVIAAPMLHILAIGLLPDTLLAPLSLGLMWMALRWLSKDQFSIGDWIITGVLLGLAGLSKYTAAFTALALLLVFLSTPRKPWVTKVGFWIAALSALLLITPVLYWNWANDWISFKYQLAHGGGGEWLWRRLGAYIGIQILVFGPLFILGSVVFLKDCMHATKLSLLALFGFFLIPFAIFVSLSGGGGLPHWTSPAWFCLAPFAGVGLAKAWATQHRYWIRILFFIQIALCCIGFGYVLSGGISSASIKSNPIADLYGWKVAGQKAADLAKATKANGIAVQNWTLGSRAAWYASPAPVYVLDQRQDQFDLWFGDLPKGANVLLINWSGMPYPLPVGNKSAFQACEPLDSLEVVRFGRVLSKFDFSLCSHWQGPGQAE from the coding sequence ATGCGTCAACAATCACCTTCCAGCTGGGCTGCAATCTGCATCCTCATTGCCGCGGTAGTGCACCTGGCTCTGGGCTTTTCAATAGAGTTTTCAGTTGATGAGGCCCACTACGCGCTCTATGCCCAACATTTAGCCTGGAGTTATTTTGATCACCCACCGTTGGTGGGTTGGATTCAGTGGCCCTTGGTGACGCTCACCCCCTCGGAAGGCATCATTCGCCTCATTCCAGAGTTGCTGTGGATTCTCTCTTGTTACCTAGTTTATGAAGTTACGGTTGAAGTGCACCACTTTATTCGTGGGCGCAACGCTGGCTATCTCACCAGTGCACTGCCATCAGCAAACTTATGCGGACTAATGGCGGTCTTAACAGTTATTGCTGCACCCATGTTGCACATTCTGGCAATCGGTTTACTACCAGATACATTACTTGCGCCATTAAGCCTTGGTCTGATGTGGATGGCTTTACGTTGGCTGAGTAAAGATCAATTTAGTATTGGTGATTGGATTATTACTGGCGTCTTGTTGGGCTTAGCTGGCTTAAGTAAATACACAGCCGCTTTTACCGCGCTTGCATTGCTATTGGTCTTTTTGAGTACACCAAGAAAACCATGGGTCACGAAAGTAGGTTTTTGGATTGCTGCGCTAAGCGCCCTGCTGCTGATCACCCCCGTCCTGTATTGGAATTGGGCTAACGATTGGATTTCATTCAAATACCAACTTGCCCATGGTGGCGGTGGAGAATGGCTCTGGCGTAGGCTGGGCGCTTATATCGGTATTCAAATACTGGTCTTTGGTCCTCTTTTCATCTTGGGTTCTGTTGTGTTTTTAAAAGACTGCATGCATGCCACAAAACTGTCATTACTTGCGCTCTTTGGATTCTTTTTGATTCCATTTGCAATTTTTGTCAGCCTCTCTGGCGGAGGTGGACTTCCTCACTGGACTTCGCCTGCCTGGTTCTGTCTCGCACCATTTGCCGGAGTTGGTTTGGCAAAAGCTTGGGCTACGCAACATCGTTACTGGATTCGCATTTTATTTTTTATTCAAATTGCTTTATGTTGTATCGGCTTTGGGTATGTATTGTCAGGTGGCATTAGTTCGGCCTCAATCAAATCCAATCCGATTGCTGATTTATATGGCTGGAAAGTGGCGGGTCAAAAAGCAGCAGACCTTGCTAAGGCCACTAAAGCCAATGGCATTGCTGTTCAAAACTGGACCTTAGGAAGTCGAGCCGCTTGGTACGCTTCACCTGCGCCAGTTTATGTTTTAGACCAGAGACAGGATCAGTTTGATCTCTGGTTTGGGGATTTACCAAAAGGGGCAAATGTACTCCTGATTAACTGGTCTGGAATGCCATACCCTCTGCCTGTGGGCAATAAATCAGCATTCCAAGCCTGCGAGCCCTTGGATAGCCTAGAAGTCGTACGATTTGGCCGAGTTCTATCTAAATTTGACTTTAGCCTTTGCAGTCACTGGCAAGGTCCTGGTCAAGCGGAGTAA